The proteins below come from a single Vidua chalybeata isolate OUT-0048 chromosome 1, bVidCha1 merged haplotype, whole genome shotgun sequence genomic window:
- the BAALC gene encoding brain and acute leukemia cytoplasmic protein, which produces MGCGGSRADAIEPRYYESWTRETESTWLTNTDSESPPQEGGSAEGPGREQGGPRPGLLEDGKLAHTGVSTAPATAGMLNAEKKNNCGPQCANPTVHSMGTTAQRQNGFRTTESKWDTQKTSTQEVASNVTKGIRQTDRRKTKNCAN; this is translated from the exons ATGGGCTGCGGGGGCAGCCGGGCCGACGCTATCGAGCCCCGCTACTACGAGAGCTGGACGCGGGAGACCGAGTCCACCTGGCTGACCAACACGGACTCCGAGAGCCCGCCGCAGGAGGGCGGCAGCGCCGAGGGCCCCGGCCGGGAGCAGGGCGGCCCGCGCCCCG GTCTTCTGGAGGATGGGAAATTGGCTCACACAGGTGTATCTACAGCACCAGCCACAGCTGGAATGCTGAATGCTGAGAAGAAGAACAACTGTGGCCCTCAGTGTGCAAACCCCACAGTCCACAGCATGGGAACTACAGCACAGAGACAGAATGGCTTCAGGACCACAGAG AGTAAATGGGACACACAGAAAACCTCCACACAAGAAGTTGCCAGTAATGTTACAAAAGGCATCAGACaaactgacagaagaaaaacaaagaattgtgccaattaa